From the Cryptomeria japonica chromosome 2, Sugi_1.0, whole genome shotgun sequence genome, one window contains:
- the LOC131855769 gene encoding uncharacterized protein LOC131855769 has protein sequence MALLSLRMECERAQIHLSSAGETKVIVDSLYERFAKLKREELDHVIVAGASTHIPKVRETIQNFFCGTEVYDGIHPEHVAAYGAAVQAAVLNAEKIDCLQLNTAPLSIGVAKQFGAMLVVVPRNTQIPFRKKVVFCTGDDNQITMSIKVYLGKSSNIREHLLLGELFLCGIPPARRGEESVAVCFAMDGSGILKVSAEHKKTGSKSELTLDKVYGFQLSKNEMERMLIDVERLSSLDKEFERNVAAREVLVNQVYEMREKVRKEKLKIQVVEKEVEDTIAWLEGNDTASTCFLEQKLNDLKKKIETHFGGLSITRSACHSLPRAVSITR, from the exons ATGGCCCTTCTTAGTCTTCGCATGGAATGCGAAAGAGCACAAATACATCTGTCTTCTGCGGGGGAAACTAAAGTTATAGTTGATTCTCTGTATGAGAGATTTG CAAAGCTGAAGAGAGAGGAGTTGGACCATGTAATCGTGGCTGGAGCTTCCACTCACATTCCAAAGGTGCGAGAGACGATTCAGAATTTCTTTTGTGGAACAGAGGTGTATGACGGTATACACCCAGAGCATGTTGCGGCATACGGGGCTGCTGTGCAGGCAGCGGTATTAAATGCAGAAAAAATAGATTGCCTGCAATTAAACACAGCGCCTTTGAGCATTGGAGTTGCAAAGCAATTTGGTGCCATGTTAGTTGTTGTTCCAAGAAATACGCAGATTCCGTTCAGAAAAAAGGTCGTCTTTTGCACTGGGGATGACAATCAAATTACAATGAGCATAAAAGTTTATCTAGGCAAGAGTTCAAATATCCGAGAACATCTTTTGCTAGGGGAGCTCTTCTTATGTGGGATTCCACCTGCTCGGAGGGGAGAAGAATCCGTCGCAGTTTGCTTTGCCATGGATGGTTCGGGAATATTGAAAGTGTCAGCTGAGCATAAGAAGACGGGCTCAAAGAGTGAGCTTACATTAGATAAGGTATATGGTTTTCAACTCAGCAAAAATGAGATGGAAAGAATGTTAATTGATGTAGAACGACTCAGTTCACTGGACAAAGAATTCGAAAGAAACGTTGCGGCACGTGAAGTACTTGTAAATCAAGTGTATGAGATGAGAGAAAAAGTAAGAAAAGAGAAGCTGAAGATACAAGTTGTTGAGAAGGAGGTTGAAGACACCATTGCTTGGCTGGAGGGAAATGACACAGCTTCAACTTGTTTCCTTGAACAGAAATTAAAcgatttgaaaaagaaaattgagacCCACTTTGGGGGTTTGTCGATAACTAGATCTGCATGCCATTCGCTGCCACGAGCAGTTTCTATAACTAGATAA
- the LOC131035176 gene encoding uncharacterized protein LOC131035176, with protein sequence MNQVKRAIGIDFGTTNCCVGVYDKGRIDIIENEQRQTTFPCMVTFFGREIVVGEAAKDQFTRNPRNTVFDMKRLLGRGFSDGVVKIGRNRWPFRVVRGKNDKPMVEIMFNGAQRRFSAEEICAMVLHKIKTIAESCLNRKVKDTVITVPAYFNIEQRQAVKEAATIAGLHVMQLMDEPIAALVAYGLDAATYSCSTPKKILIFDLGGHSLFSTIN encoded by the coding sequence ATGAATCAAGTAAAGCGGGCTATAGGCATTGATTTTGGAACGACCAACTGTTGTGTTGGTGTATATGACAAAGGGCGCATTGACATAATTGAAAATGAGCAAAGACAGACCACTTTTCCATGTATGGTTACATTCTTTGGCCGTGAAATTGTAGTAGGTGAAGCTGCAAAGGACCAATTCACAAGGAACCCACGAAATACTGTTTTTGACATGAAGAGACTTCTTGGGCGAGGCTTTAGTGATGGAGTAGTGAAGATTGGCAGAAATCGTTGGCCTTTTAGGGTGGTTCGTGGGAAGAATGATAAACCCATGGTTGAAATTATGTTTAACGGCGCGCAGAGGCGATTTTCAGCAGAGGAGATATGTGCCATGGTCTTACACAAAATTAAAACAATTGCTGAAAGCTGTTTGAATCGTAAAGTGAAAGACACAGTGATCACAGTTCCGGCCTACTTCAACATTGAGCAGAGGCAAGCTGTGAAAGAAGCTGCGACTATTGCAGGCCTTCATGTCATGCAACTTATGGATGAGCCTATAGCTGCACTAGTAGCCTATGGACTCGACGCAGCTACGTATTCCTGTTCCACACCCAAAAAAATCCTGATTTTTGATTTAGGCGGTCATTCTCTATTCTCTACTATCAATTAA